CACATGTCGTAGATCGCCAAGGCCGCGACCGAGGCCGCGGTGAGGGCCTCCATCTCCACGCCCGTGCGGCCGGTGACCTTGACCTCGGCCCGGATGTCCACCCGGTGGTCGTCCTCCACGAGGTCGAACTCCACCTTCACCGACGTGATGGCCAGGGGGTGGCACAGGGGGATCAGGTCTGGGGTGCGCTTGGCCGCCATGATGCCGGCGATGCGGGCCACCCCGAGCACGTCGCCCTTCTCCAGGCTGCGGTCCACGATCCGGCGGAACGTCTCGGCCCCCACCCACACGCTCGCCGCGGCCACGGCCCGCCGCTCGGTGGGGTTCTTGGCGCCCACGTCCACCATGCGCGCCGCCCCGGACTCGTCGAAGTGGGTGAACCCTCGACTCATGGGGTCGTTACCACATCGAAGCCGTCCACCACCATGTAGTGGTAGTCGGCCCCTAGGTAGTCGAACACGCCGTACGCCGTGACCTTGGTCCCCTTCCGGAGGTTCAGCAGCTGGTCCGCCTGGGGATGGTCCTTCTTGAGGTAGAGCCGCACCAGGCTGGGGCTGCCCAGGGCGAAGCAGAAGTAGTCCCGGGTGTTGATCTTGGTTTTCCGGATCTGGTAGCAGAAGTCGCTGCCCGTGAACAGGAACACCCCGGTCACCTGCACCTTCTTGCCCTTGTACGCGTCGCGGTTGCTCACCAGCTCCGACTGGCTGACCGCTTGGTAGTCGGCCGGGCGAAGCTCGGCCCGGGCCGCACCGACCATCAGGCACCAACACGCCAACACCGCCCACGTCCACCGCATCGTCTTCATCGCCGCCTTCCTCGTCCAAAGGGTGAAACCACCGCCTGCCGGGCGCAGGGATCAGGGGGCCGTGGCAGCCACCAGGTGCCACACCTGGGCGGCCGCCCGCCCCTCCTGCGCCCACCGGCGGGCCAGCCGCTCCACGGCCCTCCTCCGCTCCGGGTAGGGGAGACGGGGCAGCAGCCCCGCGCTCATCGGCTCGAGCCCGTAGAACCCCACGAAACGGTCCGGAGGCAAGGATACTTCCATTCGTCTCATCGCCACGGGGCCGAACTCCCGTTCCAAGCAGTCCAGGACCCGGTCCCAGGTCGAGACCGCATGCCGGCCCGGCGAATGGCCCTCGGCCGCCAGCAGATCCGCCACGGGGGTGCGGGACTCGGCCTCGTACACCCCCTCCAGGTACGAGGCCAGGAGCACCCCCCCGCGGCGCAACAGCTGCCGGGCCCCGCGGACGGAGGCCCCGGCGTCCGGCAGCATGAACAGCACGGCGTTGTACACCACCGCGTCGAACGGCCCCCGGAACGCCTCCAGGCGACAGGCGTCGGCCAGCGCGAACCGGGCGCCGGCCACGGCCTGCCGGGCCCGGCGCAGCATGCCCAGGCTGATGTCCACCCCCACCACCCGGCCCCCCGGGCCCGCGGCCGCCGCCAGCACCCGGGTGGACGCCCCGGTCCCGCAGCCCACGTCCAGGATGCGGCCGCCGGTCACCACCCCTTCGGGGGCCATGGCCAGGAGGGCGGAGGTCAGCTCCTGGAAATGGGCCGTCTCCTCCTCGAACCGATGGTACCCGTCGGCGCCCCGGTCGAAGTTCTCTCGGATCCGGTCCCGGACGGCCCGGGCCTTGTCGGCTGGCAGCATGGGAGAGGTCCTTTCCTCTGGCGGCCCCGCCCGCAACTGTACGGCAGGGCGGCGGATCCGGTTACCCCGGTGTGGGCATTGTACCAGGACCCGCTCCAGGGCCCAACCGGCTGCCGGTGCTGGCAAAACGCCCCCCGCACCCCTACAATGGGTGACTTCGTTTCGCCCGGTCCGGCCCGGATGCGGGGCCGGGCGGGATCTGGGATCCGAAAGGAGGGACGCCATGGTCATCGCGGCCACGGGCTCATACCTTCCCGAGCGGGTGCTCCACAACCGCGACCTGGAGAAGATGGTCGACACCTCGGACGAGTGGATCTTCACCCGCACCGGCATCCGGGAGCGGCGGATGGCCGCCCCCGACGAGGCCACCTCGGACCTCTGCCTCCGGGCTGCCCGCCGGGCCCTGGACGAGGACGGCACGGCCCCGGACGACCTGGACCTGATCGTGGTCACCACGATCACCCCGGACACCATGTGCCCCTCGGCCGCCTGCTGGCTCCAGAACAAGCTGGGCGCAGACCGGGCCGTGGCGTTCGACCTGGCCGCGGCGTGCTCGGGTTTCTTGTTCGGGCTGAAGACCGTGCAGTCGTTCCTGGCCGCCGACCCCCGGATCCGCAACGTGCTCCTGTGCTCGGCCGAGGTCATGACCCGAACCGTGGACTACACCGATCGGGCCTCGTGCATCCTGTGGGGCGACGGCGGCGCGGCGGCCCTGATCCGGCGGGACGGCCCGGGGCTGCACCTGCGGCGGGTGGAGATCCGGACCCAGGGAGCTTACGGCGAGGACCTTCTCCTGCCGGGCGGGGGCTCCCGAACCACCCCGATCTCCCACGAGAGCGTGGACCGGAACCTCCACACCCTCAAGCTCGAAGGGAAGAAGACCTTCCGGGTGGCGGTGCGGTGCATGGCCGGGATCGCCAGGGAGGTGCTCGAGGCCGAGGGGCTGGGGGTGGAGGACGTGGACTGGGTGATCCCCCACCAGGCCAACCGCCGCATCCAGGAGGCCGTGGCCCAGGTTCTCAAGCTTCCCCTGGAGAAGATGGTGTTCACCATCGAGAAGTACGGCAACATCTCGAGCGCCACGATCCCCATCGCCCTGGACGAGGCCCGGCGGGACGGCCGGATCCGACCCGGCCAACGGGTGCTGCTGACCGCGTTCGGCGGAGGCCTGACCTGGGGAGCGGCCCTGCTGGAGGCCCAGGGGTGAGAGGTTCTAGCCTCCTATTACCCAGCCGACAAAATAGGCGAATTTCCTCGGGAGGCGGGGCAAGGGACCTGCGTTTCAAGGGCCAGGGTGCAGAGGTCTGCTCTGGTAGGCCGCGAGGCGGCCTGGTTTCGAAACCGTAACCTGCACCGACCCAGCCCCGCAGATTTGGCGGCAGAGCATGGGGTCTGTTTCCGGCCGCGCGCGAAGCCGGGCATGAGATTCGCCGCGCAGGCACGGGGCCGCAACAATGGTTTCATGACCGTGCGGCCGGGGATGAACGGTTTCGCGGTACGAGCGTTGGAGGCCCTGCGCGGCGATCTGAGGAG
This is a stretch of genomic DNA from Deferrisoma camini S3R1. It encodes these proteins:
- the moaC gene encoding cyclic pyranopterin monophosphate synthase MoaC codes for the protein MSRGFTHFDESGAARMVDVGAKNPTERRAVAAASVWVGAETFRRIVDRSLEKGDVLGVARIAGIMAAKRTPDLIPLCHPLAITSVKVEFDLVEDDHRVDIRAEVKVTGRTGVEMEALTAASVAALAIYDMCKAVDKGMVIGDVKLLRKEGGKSGTWAREEPDVRTGPTR
- a CDS encoding class I SAM-dependent methyltransferase, producing the protein MLPADKARAVRDRIRENFDRGADGYHRFEEETAHFQELTSALLAMAPEGVVTGGRILDVGCGTGASTRVLAAAAGPGGRVVGVDISLGMLRRARQAVAGARFALADACRLEAFRGPFDAVVYNAVLFMLPDAGASVRGARQLLRRGGVLLASYLEGVYEAESRTPVADLLAAEGHSPGRHAVSTWDRVLDCLEREFGPVAMRRMEVSLPPDRFVGFYGLEPMSAGLLPRLPYPERRRAVERLARRWAQEGRAAAQVWHLVAATAP
- a CDS encoding beta-ketoacyl-ACP synthase III, which codes for MVIAATGSYLPERVLHNRDLEKMVDTSDEWIFTRTGIRERRMAAPDEATSDLCLRAARRALDEDGTAPDDLDLIVVTTITPDTMCPSAACWLQNKLGADRAVAFDLAAACSGFLFGLKTVQSFLAADPRIRNVLLCSAEVMTRTVDYTDRASCILWGDGGAAALIRRDGPGLHLRRVEIRTQGAYGEDLLLPGGGSRTTPISHESVDRNLHTLKLEGKKTFRVAVRCMAGIAREVLEAEGLGVEDVDWVIPHQANRRIQEAVAQVLKLPLEKMVFTIEKYGNISSATIPIALDEARRDGRIRPGQRVLLTAFGGGLTWGAALLEAQG